A window of the Leucothrix mucor DSM 2157 genome harbors these coding sequences:
- the ugpB gene encoding sn-glycerol-3-phosphate ABC transporter substrate-binding protein UgpB, translated as MGPFIKKLALATALVTATPMAYAETEIQWWHAFTGRLGDLLNEQVDTFNKSQSDYKVVATHKGNYSETLNAGIAAFRAGEHPQMLMVFEVGTASMMAAKGAINPVYEMMEASNEKLDPKDYLQAVTGYYTTTDGKMLSLPYNASTPVLYVNKDALKAAKLDPEMDLSTWDKVGDALTALKENGSECPLTTAWQSWVHLENLSAYHNVPFASKSNGFEGTDTELTFNGPVQVKHIQMMGDWAKDGKFIYAGRRNEGGARFRSGECALFTESSAGYAGVKAEAKFDFAIRPLPYWAETEAPQNTIIGGASLWALSGHTAEEYKGVSKFMTFLSSSDIQAKWHQDTGYLPITMAAYEATKASGYYEKEVGTDIAIKQMTNKEPTQNSKGLRLGSFDQIRGIIDEELEAVWTADKTAQVALDSAVKRGNELLRRFERSAK; from the coding sequence ATGGGACCGTTTATTAAGAAGCTGGCGCTAGCGACTGCGCTGGTAACCGCAACACCGATGGCATACGCAGAAACAGAAATTCAGTGGTGGCATGCATTTACTGGTCGTTTGGGCGATTTGCTTAACGAGCAGGTAGACACATTCAACAAAAGTCAGTCCGACTACAAAGTAGTTGCGACGCACAAGGGTAACTATTCCGAAACATTAAACGCAGGTATCGCTGCATTCCGTGCGGGCGAGCATCCTCAAATGCTGATGGTATTTGAAGTGGGAACGGCGTCCATGATGGCGGCAAAGGGCGCTATCAATCCTGTTTATGAAATGATGGAGGCGTCTAACGAGAAGTTAGATCCTAAAGATTACTTGCAGGCAGTTACCGGTTATTACACAACCACCGACGGTAAAATGCTATCTCTGCCTTACAACGCATCAACTCCCGTTTTATATGTAAACAAAGATGCACTGAAAGCCGCCAAGCTAGACCCTGAAATGGATCTGAGCACGTGGGATAAAGTTGGCGATGCGCTGACGGCATTGAAAGAAAACGGTTCTGAGTGTCCTTTGACAACTGCGTGGCAGAGCTGGGTGCATTTGGAAAACCTATCGGCGTATCACAATGTGCCATTTGCATCGAAGTCTAACGGCTTTGAAGGCACCGATACTGAGCTGACATTCAATGGCCCAGTACAAGTGAAGCACATCCAAATGATGGGTGACTGGGCGAAAGATGGCAAGTTCATCTACGCGGGTCGTCGTAACGAAGGTGGAGCTCGTTTCCGTTCTGGTGAGTGTGCATTATTCACTGAAAGTTCAGCAGGTTACGCTGGCGTAAAGGCAGAAGCAAAGTTTGATTTTGCAATCCGTCCATTGCCTTACTGGGCAGAGACTGAAGCACCACAAAACACCATTATCGGTGGTGCATCATTGTGGGCATTGTCAGGTCACACGGCTGAAGAATACAAAGGCGTATCGAAGTTCATGACCTTCCTGTCGTCTTCTGATATTCAGGCGAAATGGCATCAGGATACTGGCTACCTGCCAATCACGATGGCAGCTTATGAAGCGACTAAAGCCTCTGGCTACTACGAGAAAGAAGTTGGCACTGATATCGCGATCAAGCAAATGACTAACAAAGAGCCGACTCAAAACTCTAAAGGTTTGCGTTTAGGTTCGTTTGATCAGATCCGAGGCATTATCGATGAAGAGTTAGAAGCAGTTTGGACGGCC
- a CDS encoding DUF302 domain-containing protein, with amino-acid sequence MKYLLALSSLLVFSMPAFADSHAEPKSMEAPSTISTKLSPHSVNDTMDKFEAIVKSKGFDVFVRIDHQKNAEAAELTMAPAQVIIFGNPKGGTMLMNDDIRVALDLPLRVVVYQAKDEKVYIAYHKPVDMVKEYDLEGHKVIGALTDGLDKLTSAAVASE; translated from the coding sequence ATGAAGTACTTACTGGCTCTTTCATCATTGTTAGTGTTTTCAATGCCAGCATTCGCAGACTCTCATGCCGAGCCTAAATCTATGGAAGCTCCTAGTACGATTAGCACAAAGCTCAGCCCACATTCCGTGAACGACACCATGGATAAATTTGAGGCTATAGTAAAAAGTAAGGGCTTTGATGTATTTGTACGCATCGATCACCAGAAAAATGCTGAAGCAGCCGAGCTGACCATGGCCCCTGCGCAGGTGATTATTTTTGGTAATCCGAAAGGCGGCACCATGCTGATGAATGATGATATTCGTGTTGCGCTGGATTTACCGCTACGGGTTGTGGTGTATCAGGCTAAAGATGAGAAGGTATATATCGCTTATCACAAGCCGGTCGACATGGTTAAAGAATATGACCTGGAAGGCCACAAGGTGATTGGCGCGCTGACAGATGGATTGGATAAATTAACTTCGGCGGCGGTTGCTTCTGAGTAA
- a CDS encoding CopL family metal-binding regulatory protein: protein MKRYFLIFLLFISFNANAIAGSVMMAEMTAMASAMTMEAPTSQHNQMNASHHDADQLSMTDHCSSKTSAEASCGEHQDCGACLAHCSGALISELSSFNTSNRFSFEADYRLWLAPRTYSRLLRPPKLA, encoded by the coding sequence ATGAAACGTTACTTCCTCATTTTTCTATTATTTATATCCTTCAATGCGAATGCCATTGCGGGATCAGTGATGATGGCAGAAATGACGGCAATGGCCTCGGCCATGACAATGGAAGCACCTACCTCGCAACACAATCAAATGAATGCCAGTCACCACGATGCCGATCAGTTAAGCATGACCGACCACTGTTCATCAAAAACGTCTGCCGAAGCAAGTTGTGGCGAACATCAGGACTGCGGCGCCTGCCTTGCTCATTGCAGTGGCGCATTGATTAGTGAACTATCCAGTTTCAACACCAGTAACCGTTTTAGCTTTGAAGCGGACTATCGTTTATGGCTTGCACCCCGCACCTACTCCCGCCTGCTAAGACCTCCCAAACTCGCCTGA
- a CDS encoding copper resistance system multicopper oxidase, protein MNTKSTDNRLENPTRRQFVQGLTASAFLAGLAPSGLFAAPTTGNAQVLTGNHFELTLEEVEVNFTGKRRMATTINGSLPGPTLRMKEGEQITIRVTNKMSVTSSVHWHGLILPSNMDGVPGLSFAGIKPGESFTYQFKAVQSGTYWYHSHSGYQEQTGLYGSIVIEPREADEVAYDRDYVVLLSDWSDEKPEQIYAKLKKLSHYYNTKERTLQDLAKEAAAKGFSKAVDDREMWNQMRMSDRDLSDVTGWTYTFLANGKTPSEGWTGTFKPGEKVRLRFINASAMTFFDIRIPGLKMQVVASDGQNIQPVNGIDEFRIGIAETYDVIVEPKAGSYTIFSQAIDRSGYARGTLTSNPAQQAAVPAMDAVPVLTHTDMGMGDMSGMDGMEGMDHSAMAGMSGMNHDSMKNAGGVQIQRGPQVDMVAMNPQVRLDDPGVGLRNNGRRVLTYADIKNRYPTLDTRPPTREIELHLTGNMSRYMWSFNGVKYAESKPIGLRFGERVRFTLINDTMMNHPIHLHGMWSELETGDNNYLPRKHTIVAQPGAKISYLVTADAKGQWAYHCHLIYHMEGMFRRVIVA, encoded by the coding sequence ATGAACACTAAATCAACCGACAACCGTCTTGAAAACCCGACACGGCGTCAATTTGTACAAGGCTTAACAGCCTCTGCTTTTCTGGCAGGACTGGCACCTTCCGGCTTATTTGCCGCACCAACGACTGGCAACGCTCAGGTACTAACAGGCAATCACTTTGAGCTAACACTTGAAGAGGTAGAAGTTAATTTCACCGGCAAACGCCGCATGGCCACCACCATTAATGGCTCACTACCCGGCCCCACGCTGCGCATGAAAGAAGGCGAGCAGATCACCATTCGTGTTACCAATAAAATGTCGGTGACCTCCTCCGTGCATTGGCATGGCCTGATTCTACCTAGCAATATGGATGGCGTACCAGGGCTTAGCTTTGCAGGCATCAAGCCCGGCGAGAGCTTTACCTATCAGTTTAAAGCGGTGCAAAGCGGGACTTACTGGTATCACAGCCACTCAGGCTATCAGGAACAAACGGGATTATATGGTTCAATTGTCATTGAGCCGCGCGAAGCTGATGAGGTTGCTTATGACCGTGACTATGTGGTGCTGTTATCCGACTGGTCCGATGAGAAGCCTGAGCAAATCTACGCCAAGCTCAAAAAGCTCAGCCACTACTACAATACTAAAGAACGCACCTTGCAGGATCTGGCCAAAGAAGCCGCCGCCAAAGGCTTTAGTAAAGCCGTTGATGATCGCGAAATGTGGAACCAAATGCGCATGAGTGACCGCGACCTCTCGGATGTAACCGGCTGGACGTACACCTTTTTAGCCAATGGCAAAACACCTAGCGAAGGCTGGACCGGTACATTCAAACCGGGTGAAAAAGTGCGCTTACGCTTTATCAATGCCTCAGCCATGACCTTTTTTGATATCCGCATTCCCGGTTTAAAAATGCAGGTCGTGGCTAGCGATGGGCAAAATATTCAACCCGTTAATGGCATTGATGAATTCCGGATTGGTATTGCTGAAACCTACGATGTCATCGTGGAGCCAAAAGCCGGCTCGTACACCATATTCTCCCAAGCAATTGATCGCTCGGGCTATGCCAGAGGCACCTTGACCAGTAACCCTGCCCAACAAGCAGCTGTTCCTGCAATGGATGCAGTGCCCGTATTAACGCATACCGATATGGGTATGGGTGATATGAGCGGCATGGATGGAATGGAAGGTATGGATCACTCGGCAATGGCCGGAATGTCTGGCATGAACCATGACTCAATGAAAAACGCAGGCGGCGTACAAATTCAGCGTGGCCCTCAAGTCGATATGGTTGCCATGAATCCACAGGTTCGCTTAGATGACCCTGGCGTCGGCCTCAGAAATAATGGCCGTCGGGTACTCACCTATGCCGATATAAAAAACCGCTATCCAACCCTGGACACCCGCCCACCAACCCGCGAAATCGAGCTGCATTTAACTGGCAATATGAGCCGTTATATGTGGTCATTTAACGGTGTTAAATATGCAGAATCCAAGCCAATTGGACTGCGTTTTGGTGAGCGTGTGCGCTTTACGCTGATTAACGACACCATGATGAATCACCCCATTCATCTGCATGGCATGTGGAGCGAACTGGAAACCGGAGACAATAATTACCTGCCTCGCAAGCACACGATTGTAGCGCAGCCGGGAGCCAAGATTAGCTATCTCGTCACCGCCGATGCCAAGGGTCAATGGGCCTACCACTGTCATTTGATTTATCACATGGAAGGCATGTTCCGCCGTGTCATTGTCGCTTAA
- a CDS encoding copper resistance protein B — protein sequence MKKTLSLMALGLCFSPVANAKHKPMTMDCSQPMHAAMSFCKQQAAEQAAQVMPEKTAQQAPMVDHSKMDHSTMNHAAMTKEQTPTKTVDHSKMNHAAMTMGKAPNKVPAKTMDHSKMNHAAAPAASIPVSDGSMAEDVPMPFPGAMHMDDDPILSKLMINALEYRFGNDDEDSLALDAEAWVGKDLNKLWLKTDIESEDGEIAEAELQALYSRAIAPFWDFQVGVRKDFEPVSREWVVLGLKGTAPYQLDVDASLFFGKGGQVGARLNTEYELMLSQKTALVPELGANFYTKDDEEAGIGSGISDLDISLRLKHELKREFAPYIGVNWSKSFGNTADMLKQSGEETSDTQLILGVEAWF from the coding sequence ATGAAAAAAACACTATCACTTATGGCTTTAGGGCTCTGTTTTTCTCCGGTGGCAAATGCAAAACACAAGCCGATGACAATGGACTGCTCACAACCCATGCATGCCGCTATGTCATTTTGTAAGCAACAAGCTGCAGAACAAGCGGCTCAAGTTATGCCGGAAAAAACAGCCCAACAAGCGCCAATGGTTGACCATTCTAAAATGGATCACTCAACCATGAACCATGCGGCAATGACGAAGGAGCAAACACCCACTAAAACTGTCGATCATTCCAAAATGAATCACGCCGCTATGACCATGGGTAAAGCGCCGAATAAAGTGCCGGCTAAAACCATGGACCATTCTAAAATGAATCATGCCGCAGCACCTGCCGCGAGTATTCCAGTTAGTGATGGCTCAATGGCGGAGGATGTGCCGATGCCATTTCCCGGTGCGATGCACATGGATGATGACCCAATCCTCAGCAAGCTAATGATCAATGCATTGGAATATCGCTTTGGTAACGACGATGAGGACTCGCTCGCTTTAGACGCAGAGGCTTGGGTCGGCAAAGACCTTAACAAGCTGTGGTTGAAAACTGATATTGAATCAGAAGATGGCGAGATAGCCGAGGCCGAATTACAAGCCTTATACAGTCGAGCCATTGCCCCATTTTGGGATTTTCAGGTCGGTGTACGCAAAGACTTTGAGCCGGTCTCACGGGAATGGGTGGTGTTAGGTTTAAAAGGTACCGCGCCTTACCAGCTTGATGTTGATGCTAGTTTATTCTTCGGCAAAGGCGGACAGGTTGGAGCCCGTTTAAACACAGAATATGAACTTATGCTCTCGCAAAAAACCGCACTAGTCCCTGAGTTAGGTGCTAACTTTTACACTAAAGACGATGAGGAAGCGGGTATTGGTTCTGGTATATCCGATCTAGACATTTCACTGCGCCTAAAGCATGAACTCAAGCGCGAGTTTGCGCCCTACATTGGCGTTAACTGGTCAAAGTCCTTTGGGAATACAGCCGATATGTTAAAACAGTCTGGCGAAGAAACATCCGACACACAGCTCATACTAGGCGTTGAAGCTTGGTTCTAA
- a CDS encoding copper resistance CopC family protein, translating into MKLLKTLMIASLFTLSTAALAHTGIKSTYPANEQMLDAAPKQLTLTFGAAVRLMKVTLMDGEHKDLDIDFKPSADAGTTFKVKAPEMSMGEYMVSWVSMGKDGHKMTGDFSFMVHGEGMQMSPGEDHDEMHNAKKHDH; encoded by the coding sequence ATGAAACTGTTAAAAACACTCATGATCGCCAGCCTATTCACACTGAGCACAGCTGCATTAGCACACACCGGAATCAAGTCCACCTACCCTGCCAATGAGCAAATGTTAGATGCCGCACCCAAGCAACTCACCCTCACCTTTGGCGCAGCCGTTCGCCTAATGAAAGTGACGCTAATGGATGGCGAGCATAAAGACTTAGACATTGACTTCAAACCCTCTGCCGATGCGGGCACCACCTTCAAAGTGAAAGCGCCAGAAATGAGCATGGGTGAGTACATGGTCAGTTGGGTGTCGATGGGTAAAGATGGCCACAAAATGACTGGCGACTTCAGCTTTATGGTACACGGAGAGGGTATGCAGATGAGCCCTGGCGAAGATCATGATGAGATGCACAATGCCAAAAAGCATGATCACTAA
- a CDS encoding copper resistance D family protein, with translation MDNIPLWLVAAFSTKLLLYIAFAMSLGGVSAMLMTQRYEPQSLPFLGYATWGTVLGLLFASASFLVKVGSFAEAGLAGMWDDMYIEILWQSGVGMSYKLRLIGWFGLLMLLIIVRFKASLAKPILMLCFALSFLIAASFTFSGHTTNQAAWVRIALVLHIFIAMWWVGFLHPLRLWCESYPTNTLRLLMHEFGKQASLMVATLLLAGLGISYALESNFDNLFTSAHGNVLILKVSAVAAILAFAALHKFRLVPALNSHHSALALQRSISIEMAIALFILIVTAVLSTLVGPAPI, from the coding sequence ATGGACAATATCCCCCTGTGGTTAGTGGCTGCTTTCTCCACCAAACTACTGCTCTATATTGCCTTCGCCATGTCGCTAGGTGGTGTTTCCGCCATGCTGATGACGCAACGTTATGAGCCACAAAGCTTGCCGTTTCTGGGCTATGCCACTTGGGGCACAGTGCTGGGGTTACTATTTGCCAGTGCCAGCTTTCTAGTCAAAGTGGGCTCGTTTGCCGAAGCCGGTTTAGCAGGTATGTGGGATGACATGTACATCGAAATACTCTGGCAATCCGGTGTTGGCATGAGCTACAAGCTACGACTAATCGGTTGGTTTGGACTGCTGATGCTGTTGATTATCGTGCGCTTTAAAGCCAGCCTAGCTAAGCCAATATTGATGCTGTGTTTTGCTCTGTCATTTTTGATTGCTGCGTCATTTACTTTCAGTGGTCATACAACCAATCAAGCGGCATGGGTCAGAATCGCGCTCGTGCTTCATATCTTTATTGCCATGTGGTGGGTTGGTTTTTTGCACCCACTGAGGCTCTGGTGCGAAAGCTATCCGACCAACACCTTGCGACTATTAATGCATGAATTTGGAAAACAAGCCTCGCTAATGGTCGCGACACTATTACTGGCAGGCCTTGGTATTTCCTACGCGCTGGAGTCCAACTTTGACAATCTATTCACCAGTGCTCATGGCAATGTGTTGATCTTAAAAGTCAGCGCTGTCGCCGCCATCTTAGCGTTTGCAGCCCTGCACAAGTTTCGATTGGTGCCCGCTTTAAACAGCCATCATTCAGCCTTGGCGCTCCAACGGTCGATTAGTATTGAAATGGCCATCGCCCTTTTCATTCTGATCGTGACCGCCGTACTCAGTACCTTAGTTGGACCCGCTCCAATTTAA
- a CDS encoding DUF411 domain-containing protein: MKYIKQTITTSTQLIAGLIGALCLGALSPVALATTDTATPETTAVSQPVEVAASTSVKPKSLPLPLVTVYKSATCGCCTAWIEHMKDNGFPVEAHDSDNLNEYKIKAKLGAGLGSCHTAFVDGYAIEGHVPADDVKRLLSEKPDISGLTAPGMPMNSPGMAPKGSKPSGYDVVSFKDGKAVGVFSAY; this comes from the coding sequence ATGAAATACATAAAACAAACAATAACTACTTCAACACAACTAATCGCAGGCTTGATTGGTGCACTCTGCTTAGGTGCTTTATCACCGGTTGCTCTGGCGACAACGGATACAGCAACACCGGAAACAACTGCAGTATCACAACCCGTGGAAGTAGCCGCATCGACCTCAGTCAAGCCCAAGTCATTACCATTGCCGCTAGTCACCGTTTATAAAAGTGCCACTTGCGGCTGTTGCACGGCTTGGATTGAACACATGAAAGACAATGGCTTTCCCGTTGAAGCGCATGACTCAGACAACCTCAATGAATACAAAATCAAAGCAAAATTGGGCGCGGGCTTAGGCTCTTGTCATACAGCCTTTGTGGATGGCTATGCGATTGAAGGCCATGTGCCAGCTGATGATGTGAAGCGCTTGCTGAGCGAGAAGCCAGATATTTCAGGCTTAACTGCACCGGGAATGCCAATGAATTCACCAGGCATGGCACCTAAAGGTAGCAAGCCATCAGGCTATGATGTGGTGAGCTTTAAAGATGGTAAGGCAGTTGGTGTGTTTAGCGCTTATTGA
- a CDS encoding type II toxin-antitoxin system VapC family toxin: MLLIESNIFIYAILPEHKALRDWMIKQDFATAEITLVEVLGYHQLKGEDARELEALFNMSRVLPMSRDIVDKAIELRRQRKMGLADSLIAATALEHNIPLITRNTTDYDWIEELDVRNPM, from the coding sequence ATGCTGTTAATCGAAAGTAATATCTTTATCTACGCCATTCTTCCGGAGCATAAAGCGCTGCGCGACTGGATGATCAAACAAGATTTTGCCACCGCTGAAATTACGCTCGTTGAAGTGCTGGGTTATCACCAGCTAAAAGGGGAGGATGCTCGGGAGTTAGAAGCACTTTTTAATATGTCGCGCGTGCTGCCTATGTCGCGGGATATTGTGGATAAGGCGATTGAGTTACGACGGCAGCGGAAAATGGGCTTGGCGGATTCGCTGATTGCAGCGACGGCCTTGGAACATAATATTCCGCTGATTACTCGTAATACGACGGATTATGATTGGATTGAGGAATTAGACGTTCGAAATCCAATGTAG
- a CDS encoding transporter associated domain-containing protein: protein MTDDSHTSLLLALIIVLVLIILGVYSVIKRQQTNNAVWQNDHWVSKGSYTLASLQSQCQLNLPEPDARLTVRDAIARGLGKNPRSGDQIDCYGVTFLVINDNLERVNIYPVNR, encoded by the coding sequence ATGACTGACGATAGCCACACAAGCCTGTTACTCGCGTTGATCATTGTGCTAGTACTAATCATATTGGGCGTGTACAGCGTTATAAAACGACAACAAACCAACAATGCCGTTTGGCAAAATGACCACTGGGTCAGCAAAGGCAGCTACACCTTAGCCAGCCTCCAAAGCCAGTGCCAACTCAACCTGCCCGAACCCGACGCACGCCTCACGGTGAGAGATGCGATCGCTCGTGGGTTAGGCAAAAACCCCAGAAGCGGCGACCAGATCGACTGCTATGGCGTCACCTTTCTCGTGATTAATGATAACCTTGAGCGGGTCAATATTTATCCTGTTAACCGGTAA
- a CDS encoding DUF1304 domain-containing protein, which yields MHYLATALVLLVAIEHVYILVLEMFMWTKPRTRKAFGTTPEFAESTKTLAANQGLYNGFLAAGLLWGVFHSNAEFGFQIQTFFLICVLVAAVYGAATVKKSILVMQGVPAILALLSLVLFG from the coding sequence ATGCATTACCTCGCCACCGCTTTGGTCTTACTCGTCGCGATCGAGCACGTCTATATACTAGTACTCGAAATGTTTATGTGGACTAAACCCAGAACCCGCAAAGCCTTCGGCACCACGCCAGAATTTGCAGAGTCGACCAAAACACTGGCAGCAAACCAAGGGCTATACAATGGCTTTTTAGCGGCGGGTTTACTGTGGGGCGTATTTCACAGCAATGCTGAATTTGGCTTTCAGATACAGACATTTTTCTTAATTTGCGTGTTAGTTGCCGCCGTGTATGGAGCAGCGACCGTTAAGAAATCTATTCTGGTGATGCAGGGAGTGCCGGCTATTCTTGCGCTGCTGAGTCTGGTTTTATTTGGCTAA
- a CDS encoding RtcB family protein: MTTTGNYEVLHEAGYSPIKAWTKGVPFNDNAKQQLLNMAQMPFIHKWVAAMPDVHLGKGATIGSVIPTIGAIIPAAVGVDLGCGMMAAKTTLTASDLPDSLEAMRSKIESLVPHGRNMSRGKRDTGSWGNPPDDVLDKWLTLSDGFQQLCEKHPFLKNTNNLKHLGTLGTGNHFIELCLDETQAVWVMLHSGSRGVGNAIGSHFIEQAKKDMERYFIHLPDKDLAYLPEGSPHFRDYVDAVAWAQDFARANREVMMARTLQAIREIMPMPFTADVEAVNCHHNYISREYHYGKDVWVTRKGAVSAQKGQLGIIPGSMGAKSFIVHGLGNEESFCSCSHGAGRVMSRTEAKRRVSLDEHKLAVAGVECRVDASVIDETPSAYKPIEKVMAAQSDLVEILHTLKQVVCVKG, translated from the coding sequence ATGACGACAACTGGCAACTATGAAGTTCTGCACGAGGCAGGCTACTCTCCCATTAAAGCGTGGACGAAAGGCGTGCCTTTTAATGACAATGCCAAACAGCAATTGCTGAATATGGCGCAGATGCCGTTTATTCATAAATGGGTCGCGGCAATGCCCGATGTGCATCTGGGAAAAGGTGCCACGATTGGTAGCGTGATTCCAACGATAGGCGCGATTATTCCGGCGGCGGTGGGTGTCGATTTGGGTTGCGGAATGATGGCCGCGAAAACCACTCTAACCGCGTCCGACCTACCCGACTCACTCGAAGCCATGCGCAGCAAGATTGAGTCCCTCGTTCCGCATGGTCGCAATATGTCACGTGGAAAACGTGATACCGGAAGCTGGGGAAATCCACCAGACGATGTGCTGGATAAATGGCTAACCTTGAGCGATGGATTTCAGCAATTGTGCGAAAAGCACCCTTTCCTGAAAAACACCAATAACCTGAAACACTTGGGAACGCTGGGAACCGGAAACCACTTCATCGAGCTGTGTCTGGATGAAACACAAGCCGTGTGGGTGATGCTGCACAGCGGTTCACGTGGTGTCGGTAATGCCATTGGATCGCATTTTATTGAGCAGGCTAAAAAGGATATGGAGCGCTACTTTATTCACTTGCCCGATAAAGACTTGGCTTACCTGCCTGAAGGTAGCCCGCACTTTCGTGATTATGTGGATGCCGTAGCATGGGCGCAGGATTTCGCACGAGCCAACCGCGAAGTCATGATGGCGCGTACGTTACAAGCGATCCGCGAGATTATGCCAATGCCATTCACCGCCGATGTCGAAGCGGTTAATTGCCACCATAACTACATCAGCCGCGAATACCATTACGGCAAGGATGTCTGGGTGACACGCAAAGGTGCCGTGAGTGCGCAAAAAGGCCAACTGGGAATTATTCCGGGTAGCATGGGCGCGAAATCATTTATCGTGCACGGACTGGGAAATGAAGAAAGCTTTTGCAGCTGCAGCCATGGCGCGGGCCGTGTGATGTCACGTACCGAGGCAAAACGTCGCGTGTCGCTGGATGAGCATAAACTCGCTGTTGCCGGTGTGGAATGCCGTGTGGATGCCAGTGTGATTGATGAAACGCCCTCCGCTTATAAGCCGATTGAAAAAGTGATGGCGGCGCAGAGTGATCTGGTGGAGATCCTACATACGCTGAAGCAAGTGGTTTGTGTGAAGGGATAG
- a CDS encoding HalD/BesD family halogenase yields the protein MKNLSDVINLSSNPISDPDFQARCKAELDLNGALVLPKFFSEAAIKHVKLEGETKQDLAWFCKQKHNVFLTPPDTDFAMDHPRNREVDSSKGCITDDQVSAESPLRTLYDSPAFKDFLCYVLGEEALYKYADELSSINVHFASEEQELGWHFDNSSFAITLMIQKPKGGGAFEYVKNMRDADRGEMNVDVVDQVLNGDAAVSSLEIEEGSLALFRGRNSMHRVTPTEGDTTRMLVVLAYNGQPGVQLSESARMTFYGRLA from the coding sequence ATGAAAAACCTGAGCGATGTGATCAACCTATCATCAAACCCCATTTCAGATCCCGACTTTCAAGCGCGCTGTAAGGCCGAGCTTGATCTGAATGGCGCTCTGGTATTGCCCAAGTTTTTCTCAGAAGCAGCCATCAAACACGTCAAGCTAGAAGGCGAGACCAAGCAGGATTTAGCTTGGTTTTGTAAGCAAAAACACAATGTATTCCTAACCCCGCCCGACACTGATTTTGCGATGGATCACCCACGAAATCGTGAAGTAGACTCCAGCAAAGGCTGCATTACGGATGATCAGGTTTCAGCGGAATCCCCCTTGCGAACCTTGTACGACTCGCCAGCGTTTAAAGACTTTCTCTGCTACGTGCTGGGCGAAGAGGCCCTGTACAAATACGCGGACGAGCTGTCTTCGATCAATGTGCACTTTGCCAGTGAAGAGCAGGAACTGGGCTGGCACTTTGATAACTCCTCCTTTGCCATTACCTTGATGATTCAAAAACCGAAAGGCGGTGGCGCATTTGAGTATGTTAAAAACATGCGTGATGCTGATCGTGGTGAGATGAATGTCGACGTCGTGGATCAGGTTTTGAATGGCGACGCTGCCGTGTCTTCATTGGAAATTGAAGAAGGCTCGCTGGCGCTGTTTCGTGGGAGAAACTCCATGCATCGGGTCACGCCAACGGAGGGTGATACCACGCGAATGCTGGTGGTGCTGGCTTATAATGGCCAACCTGGCGTTCAACTGTCAGAGTCTGCACGCATGACTTTTTATGGGCGCTTGGCTTAA
- a CDS encoding type II toxin-antitoxin system RelE/ParE family toxin, translating into MGYSIRYTAEAASDLRKLTTFEVQNTGESKGIDYLRLMLENLADNPNIGTQYEEHFGVRQIHVPYGKSGYSALYKVHDVIEIVGILRIKHQRQNTYS; encoded by the coding sequence ATGGGCTATTCAATTCGTTATACTGCAGAAGCGGCAAGTGACCTGCGTAAACTGACAACGTTTGAGGTTCAGAATACCGGTGAGTCTAAAGGTATCGATTATTTGCGATTGATGCTGGAAAACCTTGCTGATAATCCGAATATCGGTACTCAGTACGAAGAGCATTTTGGAGTGCGCCAAATTCATGTTCCTTATGGAAAATCGGGCTACTCAGCACTTTATAAGGTACATGATGTCATTGAAATTGTCGGTATTCTCAGAATAAAACACCAGCGACAAAATACTTATTCCTGA